Part of the Polaribacter sp. Hel1_33_78 genome is shown below.
TTAGGCCCACTTTTAAAAAAAGAGGTTTTAACTCCCTCTGAAATCACTTCCTCTTCTTTGTAATGTTCTTCCCCAAATAATGAAGCAAATAATTTATTTGATACCTTAAGATCTTTTACAGCAATACCAATGTGTTCTATTTTTTTCATATGATAAGAATATTATTCTGCAATAATAGTGATATTATCTAATTCATACGTCCCATCAAAATAAACATTTCCGCTACCTGCATATCTAAAAGCAATAAAAGCAGTACCAGTATAATTTGATAAATTTACAAAAGTAGAATGCACCCAATTTTTAAAGCCTTCTCCATTAGAAACTATTTTTGCTGGTAAAACACTCCAAGTTGCAGAGGATATATTTGATTCAGTTCCATCCCAATCTGTAGAGATTAAGACTTCTAAATTACTTCCGTTTGCAAAACTATTAGAGGTTTCAAAGGATAAAAATTCTGCTGTAGTTGTGTCTAAATCTATCCCTTTTGTAAGCAACCAAGTAATTGTACTTGCATCTCCTGAGCTTTTAGAACCCACTCTTGCTGCTTTACTTTGAGCATACGTATCTGAATAAGATCTCCAAGATTTTGTGCCTTTTTCTCTATAATTCAACCAATCTGTAATTCTTATTTCTCCAGATAAATTATCAAAATTTTCTTCTAATAAAATGATTGGAAAATCGCTTTCAGAACGCGTTACACATCTATCTTCGGACATTACAACATCTTCTGTAGAATTTAAAACTAACACCAAAAAATGACCATTATAATCTTGAGAAACAACTGCATTTATGGTACCGCCTCCAACAGGTAATGCCTTATTTGCAAAACTTGCAAACGAACTAGTCTCTAACAATAAATCTGCATAACCCACTGTTTGACAAGTTTGTATTTTACGCTGTGTATCAAAATCTTCTGTTGGATCTACATACGTTTTCCCTTCTAAATTAGATGGAAAGAAGACGCCTTTTACGGTTATAAATGTACCAATATCTGAAGCGCTTAAACCTGCTAAAGAAACTTCTTTTGGAATAATTATTGCTGTTTCCTTAGAACGAAAAAAATGAGTATTCATTTGATTTAAAGCAACACTTTGTATTTCTTTTACATCCGTTGTACTAACTTTTCCACCAATTGTAATTATGCCATCACCGGAATTAACTTCACCGATATACAAGCCTTTTAAACGAATATAAACTTCTCTTCCGAAGTTGAATTTATTATAACTATTAGTTAAATTAATGGCTATTTTAATTCCTGCTGTCGGGTTTTCAGCTGCATCCTGCATATAAAATTCTCTAAAATAATTACCTTTAGCATCCGAAGAGATAACATATCCTTTTACGATAATATCGGAAACTATTTTTATAGGATCATTACCTGAATTATATAAACTTTTTAAATCTTTTATCGATTTTAATTCTAATTGATTGTTTTGAATACTGTCTATAATTGTCTCTAATTTTAGATTCTCTTCAGCTCCTAAATTTTGGGGTACTGTAAAATCATTATCTTCTACACAGGCAATAAAAAACATACTTGTTATAAAAATAATGAATAAGATGCTTGCTTTATTTTTTTCCATTTCAATTTATTTTTTTTTAAAAACTAATATTCACATTCATAAAGTAGGTTGTGCCTCTTCCATACCAATATTTATTACCAAAAACAGGTTTGTTTAGCGCTTTATCAGCTCTTAATTCATTATAATTTGCATTTCTACCTTGCTCAAATCCTCCAGATTTATACTCCGTATTTAGTAGGTTATTTACCGTTGCGAATGCACTAATGTAATACCTCTCTATCTTCCAAGATTTTCCTCCAACAAGGTTTACAACTTTATAATTATTAAATTTTTCTTGCTGCAAAAGCTCTCTAGCAACCTCTATATCATAATCCGGAAATGTTAAACCATCTGCATCTGTATAAAAATTACTGGATCTTGTTAATGGTGCAATATCTACAAAAGTGTTGCTAAAGAAATTTGCCGTTGCACCAATCCACCAATAATTTGGGTCTCTATATTCAAAACCAACAGAATGTGCAGTGTGAGGTCCTGCTGCAATTTTATAGTTTTTTAAATTTGATATGTAATTTCCTGAACGACCGTTTTCATCAAAAATTCCTTCATTTGTAACGTCTGAAGTAAGATGCAAATCAGGATTATTAGCATAGGTAAAACTACCAATAGAAGCTGCTCCTTTTAATTTTATGGTTGGCGTAACTTGTGCTTCTAAACCAAATTCTAGTCCAAGCTGTTTCTTTTCAATCCCTGATAAAATTTCTTGAACAAAAGCAGTGTTATCTCCTCCAACTCCATCAGCAAAATAAAAAGAAATTTCAGTTGCATCCTCTATCTCGGTATAGTAAGTGGTTACTCTAGAAGTAATTATCGGACCTCTTCTAATATAACTTACATCCAAAGAAAATACTTTTTCACTCTGTAAATCATTAACTATATTGTTATTCTCTCTAGCATTAGAAAAAGAGTTTCTAATGGTTGGCGCTTGCGTTAAATAAGCAAAATTTGCATCTATTAAATTACGCCCATTAATTTTATACGTTGCGCCTGTTTTTATACCATAGTTAATGAAATTTAATTTCTCTGATTTCCCAAAAGAACTATTTTCAAAACGACCATTTTGATACAAACCTTCTCTTTGATTTGTTATTTTAGAAATCTTTGCAGCTGCATAAAAATCTATTTTATTGTATTTAAACTGTACCTGTGCAAAAGCATTAATTAGAACTGAACTTAAATTAAAATTATATCTAAATTTATCACCAACACCAACAACTCTGTTTGGATTTAATACATCATTTTGCATTTGCACTTCTGTATCTGCAAAATTATTGATGTCTAAATAGCCGACTCCTCCTAATAAGTCGAGAACTTCTGCAAAATTTTTAGAACGTAAACCTTTGTATTCTAATTTTCCGTTTATAGAAATATTATTATTAATCTCTGCATTGTAAATGGTATTTATGGTAAATTGTTTGTCATCATTTCTATCCTCATACAAAACATACGCATTGTTTAAGGCAACACTTGCATTGGTGGTATTTGCATCAAAAATACGATCCCAGTTTAATTGCCCGTTATTTACAAAGTTTTCTTGGGCATTATAGGCACCGGATAAATCATTATATCTCAGAAAGTAACTTGGTAATATTTGGTAATACGAAGGACTAGGATTTGAGCCTCCGTTAAAATCTAAACGACTATTTCCTATTTTCCCAAACTGATAAGATCCATTTGTTTGTAATGTTGCATTTTCTGAAACATTCCAATAATGACTGAACATTAAAATGGGTTCTACAACTTCTTTTATTCTGGAATTACGTTTTTTTCCATTGAGATTCCCCCAATACTCATTATACTTAATTCCTTTTAAATCGAAAACTTCTTGGGTGTTAGGCGAAGATTTACCTCTTCTATTTGGGGTAAAAATTCCTGTAAAATTTAGACTGTGATTCTCGTTAATTTTCTTCTCTATAGATGCGAAAACAGCATATGCATTGTAAGAAGTTCCTTCATTAAAACCTTCGTTTCCTAATCTCCTACTTGCGGAAAAAGTCATCGCCCAACCTTTTTCAGAAATACCTGTAGAATGCGTTGCCATAACTCTATGCTCATAACTTCTATTGGATGAAGAATAAGAGATTCTTGTTCCAGGTCTTTGCTGCGAAGCTCTCGTATCCATGTTTGTAGATCCTAAAACACCTCCAAAAGTAAAATTAGACGGGGATAAACCATTACTAAATTCTTGATTCCTTAAAACATCATTGAGTCCGCCCCAATTGCTCCATTGCGCCCTGCCATCATAAACCTTGTTCATTTCAATTCCGTTAATTAAAACTTTACCGTTTCCAGAATCCAATCCTTTTATTCTAAAAAAAGAAGAACTAAACTCAAAAGCAGCAGTTCTTAAAAAAACATCTTTTGAAGCATGCAAAAGTCCAGAGATATTATCGGCAGCACTTGCATCATTATTTAATTCATCATCTGTAATTGTAATAATACTTAAATCTTGTTCCTCTGTAATATCTTTGTATAAAATGATTGAACCTAAATCCAAGGTCTTTCCAGAGAGTTCTATAGGAAAATTCTGAGTTTCAAATCCATTAAATTTAATTTCTAAAACGCAGCTTCCGTTGGAAAGATCTTTTAACTGAAAGAATCCATTTATATCTGATTTAGTAATAACATTTGTGTTTTTAACACGCACAAAGACATTCGATAATGGGCTTTCAGAATTATTATCTACGACAATTCCTATTATAATATTTTGGGAATATATTGTTGTAAAGCACAACAGAAACAGAACTATTAATATAATAGTTTTATTCATAATTTTTTCTTTTTCAATTTTATAGCAAAGTAAAACTACTGATTTTTAGTTAAAAAAAGACAGCCAAAAGAATTTTTTATTTTTAATGATGCTTTTTGTTCTGTAAGTTTGTGGTTAATAAAAACTAAAAAAATGAAGAAGAAAACCTATTTACTATTTCTCTTAATGTTCACTATATGTGTCACTTTTTCACAGAAAAATCAAAATAAATACTCGATTAGAACCATTGCTTTTTACAATTTAGAAAACCTTTTTGACACTATAAATGATACTTCTATTAATGATGAAGCTAGCCCGATGATGGAGTTAAAATCAAACAGGTCCAAAGTTTATTGGGACAAGATTGATAAGCTAGCAAGTACGATTGCACAAATAGGATTAGATAAAGCAAATACGAGTCCTGCAATTATCGGGGTTTCCGAAGTAGAGAACCTAGGTGTTATAGAAGATTTGGTTAAAAATAAGCATTTAGTAAAAAATAATTACGGAATAATACATTACGATTCGCCTGACAAACGCGGAATTGATGTAGCCTTATTATATCAAAAAAAGTATTTTAAACCTATATATCATGAAGCTTTTAATCCTAATATTTATAAAAATAATTTTAAAGTATATACCAGAGATCAGTTATTAGTTTCTGGTTATTTAGACGATGAATTAATTCATGTTATTGTAAATCATTGGCCATCTAGAAGTGGTGGTGAAGCAAAGAGCAGGCCTTTACGCGAGAAAGCCGCATATCAAAACACAAAAATTATTGATCAAATTAGGGAAAACGACCCAAACGCTAAAATTCTTATTTTAGGTGATTTTAATGATGACCCTATAAACTCTAGTTTTAAAAACATTTTAAAAACAAAAAGAAAAAAGAAAAATGTAGGGAAAAACGATATTTACAATCCGTATGAGGATCTTTTTACAAGAGGCTTTAACACCCTAGTTTACAGAGATAATTTGAATCTTTTTGATATGATTTTAATTTCATCACCATTATTAGATAGAGGCGTAAAAGATTTTTCTAATTACAAAATGTTTCAAGCGATGATTTTTAATAAACGCTTTTTAAGTGATAAAAAGGGGAAATTTAAAGGTTATCCCTTTAGAAGTTTTTCTAATGGTGGGTATACTGGTGGTTATTCAGATCATTACCCTGTTTATATGTATTTAATTAAAGAGAAAAAGTAAACATAACTTTATAAAATAGAAAAACCCGTAACTTTAAAAGTTACGGGTTTTTTTGATAAAAAATTATTGCCTTTTACGAGTATAAAAATTAATCTCTAGGAGATTTAAATCTATAATGTAAGTATGTGTAAGCATCTCTAGGTATAATAGTAATCCACTTTTTGTGTTTTAAATACCATTTAAAACGAATAGAATTTACGCCTTTTAATAAATAAGCAGCGATAAAAGGATGCAAGTGTAATTGTATCTTTTTATTTTTTGGATTAGAAATAAATTTTTCTAAATCTGCTTGAATTTTGTCTAATAAGACAATTGGCGCTTCTACATCTCCATTTTTATTTGGGTTGGCTTCGGTAGTTTTTATACTTAACTCTGGTCTAACCCTTTGTCTTGTAATTTGCACCAAACCAAATTTACTTGGAGGTAATATTTTATGTTTTGTTCTATCTAAAGCCATTTGCTCTTTTAAGTGCTGATACAGTTTGTTTCTGTTTTCAGCCTTATGCATATCAATAAAATCAACAACTATAATCCCGCCCATATCACGCAATTGCAATTGACGTGCTATTTCTGTAGCTGAAATTAAATTTACTTCTAATGCTGTATCTTCTTGAGAGCCTGCTTTATTAGAACGGTTTCCGCTATTAACATCAATAACGTGTAAAGCTTCTGTGTGCTCTATTACTAGATACGCACCTCTGCTCATAGAAACTGTTTTACCAAACGATGTTTTTATTTGTCTTTCTATTCCATATTTTTCAAAAATTGGAGTTTCAGACTTGTGCAACTTTACTATTTTTTCTTTTTCAGGATAAATCTCTTGTAGATATTCTTTAATTTCTACTTTCAAAGTTTCATCATTTGTTACAATACTTGTAAAAGTTTCATTCATAACGTCTCTTAAAATAGAAGACGCCCTGTTTAATTCGCTCAAAATTTTTGTTGGTGTATTTGTGTTAGCTATGCTTTTACACATTTTTTTCCAACGTTCTAATGAGTTTTGCAAATCTTTATCTAATTCCGCCACCTTTTTTCCTTCGGCAACAGTTCTTAAAATAACGCCAAAACCTTTTGGTTTTATGCTTTTTGCTAATCTTTTTAATCGTTCTTTTTCTTTTGGGTCTTCAATTTTTTGAGAAACTGAAACTCTGTTAGAAAAAGGAACTAATACCAAAAATCTACCAGCTATTGAAAGCTCTGAACTTAATCTTGGGCCTTTTGTAGAAATTGGCTCTTTTACAATTTGTACTAAAAGGTTTTGACCTGTTTTTAGTACCTTATTTATACTACCGTCTTTGTTAATTTCTTCCTCAAATCGGAAGTTTTTTAAAGTGAATTCTTTATACCTACCTGTGCTTACTTTCTTAATGAACGTATTTAATGAGTTTACTTGCGCACCTAAATCATGATAATGTAAAAACCCGTCTTTTGGGTATCCTACATTTACAAAGGCTGCATTTAAACCTGTTAATACCTTTCCTATTTTGGCTAAAAAAATATCGCCAACAGAAAATTTATTACCAGTTGTTTCATTATTTAATTCAATAAGTTTTCCATCTCTTAATAAGGCAAAATCAATATCAGATGAATTTGAACGAATTATTAATTCTGTTTTCATACTGAAATGGTTTTAATCTACACTTCATTGTGCAGATGGATTAATATTGTCAGGTATTTGTAATACCGTGAGAAGATTTACTGCTTTACACAGCGTGTAAATCTTCGGATGTCAATGAACTTTTTTTAATTGATTTTTTCGTTAAACAATAAACGAAAAAGTAAGCATTTGCTTACTTTTTCTTGTGTCTATTTGCTCTAGCTCTTTTCTTTCTTTTGTGTGTAGAGATTTTTGCTCTCTTTCTTTTTTTACCACTTGGCATAATGTTCTTTTGTTTTTTAAACCTATTCGGCTTAGATTAATATTGTGTTACTTAACAGCTACTTTATTTTTTACTCCTTCAGTAAAAGTTTTCGCTGGTTTAAAAGCTGGAATGTTGTGTGCTGGAATTTTAATAGTCGTATTTTTTGAAATATTTCTACCTGTTTTCTCTGCTCTAGTTTTAATAATAAAACTACCAAAACCTCTTAAATAAACGTTATCCCCATTTTCCAATGCATCTTTAACTTCAGTCATAAACGCCTCAACTGTTGCTAAAACATCTGTCTTTTCTATACCAGATTTGTCTGAAATTTTCGATACGATATCTGCTTTCGTCATGTTTCTATTTTTACTATATTTTTATTAATTTACTTTCAAAAATGCGGATGCAAATATATGATAATTAATCAATTCCGAAAAGATAAAGACTTAAATTTATATGAATTTTAAAATGTAATATTGTAAATCTATTTTTTATCGATGAAATTTTCTAATACATTAATTTACTGGTACTTACAAAACAACAGAGAATTGCCTTGGCGTAAAGTCAATAATCCATACTTTATTTGGCTATCAGAGATTATGTTACAGCAAACAAGAGTTGCACAAGGAATGGCCTATTATTTAAAATTTACTGAAAATTTTCCAACTGTTTTTGATCTCGCTAAAGCGGATGAAAGCACTGTTTTAAAAATGTGGCAAGGTTTAGGATATTACTCCCGTGCAAGAAATTTACATCACTCAGCAAAACAAATAGCCATCGAATTTAATGGTGAATTTCCGTCTACCTACAAAGAAATAATTAAACTAAAAGGTATAGGAGATTATACCGCTTCTGCAATTGCATCGATTTGTTTTAATGAACCAACTGCTGTAGTAGACGGAAATGTTTACAGAGTTTTGTCTCGTTATTTTGGCATTAAAACACCTATAAATTCATCAACGGGAATTAAAGAATTTAAAGCTTTAGCTCAAACTTTAATAAATAAATCTCAACCAGGAACTCACAATCAAGCAATTATGGATTTTGGCGCACTTCTTTGCAAGCCTCAAAATCCTTTATGCGAAACTTGCCCTTTGGCGGATAGCTGTGTGGCTTTGGCAAAGAAATTGATAAAAGAACTTCCCGTAAAAGAAAAAAAAATAAAAGTGAGAAATAGATATTTTAACTTTCTAGTTGTTAAAACTGATGATGGAAAAACAATTTTATCAGAAAGAAAAGGAAAAGGAATTTGGCAAGGGTTATATCAATTCCCTTTAATTGAAAGTGATAAGAGCATCAACAAAAACGAACTTGTTTCTTTAGAGGAATTTATAAATTTATTTCCACATATAACAACTTTATCACTCTTCAATAAAAAAGAAATAGTGCATAAATTATCTCATCAGCACTTATACACACAATTCTGGGTTGTAGAGGTGTTAGCGTCATCAGCAGCAAAAATAAAATGGAACGTTGTTCATAAATATCCTGTTCCTGTTTTAATTGCTAATTTCTTAGAGACCTTTCAAATTAAAAAGTAATTGAATTTTTTAGTATATTTGATATGAAAACACAAATGCTATGGCAGGTACAATAAATAAGGTAATTTTAATCGGTAATTTAGGTGATGATGTGAAAATGCATTATTTCGAAGGAGGTAATTCTATTGGAAGATTCCCTATTGCAACAAGCGAAAGTTATACAAATAAACAAACTGGAGAAAAAGTATCAACTACCGATTGGCATAATATTGTTGTTAGAAATAAGCTGGCAGAAATTTGCGAAAAATATTTATCAAAAGGGGATAAAGTGTATGTTGAAGGAAAATTAAAAAACCGTCAATGGGAACAAGACGGAGTGAAACGTTATTCGACCGAAATTCATGTAAATGAAATGACTTTTTTAACGACTAAAAAGAGTCTTGAAAACACGAACAATGCTCCTCAAAACCAAAACTCTTCTGCAAGTCCAAAGTCAGTTGTAAAAGAAGAAAATGATGATTTACCTTTTTAATTTGCTAAACTTTTAGAATTTGGACCCAGATCCCGAACCTTTATTTCTATTATCTACTTCAATTGATTTTTTAAATGTAATTAATGCCTTTGTTTTAATTGCTTTGCTTTTAAGTTCTGCATTAATTTCCGGAACAGAAGTTGCCTTTTTTTCGCTTTCCCAAACAGATTTAAACAAACTTTCAAATGGTGGAAAAGGAGGAGATATTATTGTAAAACTACTCGAAAAACCTAGAAAATTATTGGCTACGATTTTAATCACGAATAATTTCATCAATATTTTAATTGTGTTGTTATTTGCTTCTTTAGCAGAAAGTTTATTTAATAATTTTACGTATCAGCTAAATCTTTATTTTTTTATAATTCCAGTTCGTTTTTTAGTTGAAATAATACTAGTGACTTTTTTAATTCTTTTATTTGGAGAGGTTTTACCAAAAGTCTATGCTTCTAGAAATGCGCTTCGCTTTTCAATAAAAATGTCTAAATTTATTCATCTCATAAATATTTTCTTAACGCCTTTTAGCATGCCTTTAATTGCGTTAACAAAGTTTATTGAAAAGAAGCTAGGGAACAAAAACACTAATTTCTCTGTTGAAACCTTATCGCAAGCCTTAGAGCTAACCTCTGAAGGAGCGACCACAAAAGAAGAACAAAAAATTTTAGAAGGTATTGTGAATTTTGGAAACACAGAAACTGTGCAAATCATGAAACCTAGAATAGATATTTTCGCGCTTTCTAGCGATGACAGTTATGAAGAGGTTTTAGATAAAATTCTTAAAAACGGATATTCTAGAAACCCTGTTTATAATGAAAACATAGACACTATTATTGGCGTTTTATATGCCAAAGATTTATTAGCACATTTAGATAAGAAAACTTTTAATTGGCAAAATTTAATTAGGGAAGCTTTTTTTGTTCCTGAAAATAAAAAATTAGATGACTTGTTGAGCGATTTTAAAGAGCGTAAAAATCACTTGGCAATTGTAGTTGATGAATATGGAGGTACAAGCGGATTGGTAACTTTAGAAGACGTTATTGAAGAGATTGTAGGGGATATAAATGATGAGTTTGATGATGATGATTTAGCTTATTCTAAAATTGATGAAAATACATACGTTTTTGAAGGCAAAACAAGCATCAAAGATTTCTGCAGAGTTTTAGATGATGAAGATGAAGAAATTTTTGAAGAAGAAAAAGGCGAGAGTGAGACAATTGCTGGTTTTATTTTAGAAATTTCGGGTAAATTCCCAAAAAAAGGAGAGAAAATAAACTTCAAAAATTATACGTTTACAATTGAAGCTTTAGATAAAAAACGTATAAGGCAAGTAAAAGCAACCAAAAATGCGTAATATTTTTATACTGATAATTTCACTTATTTTTATTTCTTGCAATGAAATTGTTTTACCAAAACCAAAAGCATATTTGAGTTTAGAGTACCCTAAAAAAGAATATAAAAAATTAGAAATTTCGGGGCCTTATACTTTTGAAATTTTAAAGGCTGCAAAGGTTATAGATGCTAAAAATTATTGGTTAAAAATACGGTATCCAAAATTAAAAGCATCCCTAGACATCACCTACAGACCTGTGGAAAACAATATAAAAGAACTCTTAACTGAGGCTGAAAAACTCGTTTTTAAACATGCGCTTAAAGCTGAACAAATTACACCTAAAGACTTTATAGACACGAATAAAAGAGTTTTTGGAAGTTTATATGAAATTACCGGAAATGCCGCTTCTCAAATACAATTTCACATCACGGATAGTACTACTAATTTTATAAAAGGATCATTGTCTTTTTATGCAAAACCAAACTACGATTCCATTCTACCTGCGGTTGCCTATATCAAGGAAGATATTCTGCGTTTAATAGAAACATTAGAGTGGAAAAATTAAAAAATTAACCGTATTGTTATGTATAGTCCAAGGGCAAATAAACGATTATTTTATCCCAAAGAATTTATTTGGTAGAAAAATATTTCTAATACAATCAAGCTAAGTAGAAGTCTTACTGCAATGACATGAAAATTAAATAATGTTCATCTTCTTCAACAAAAAGGAAGCATTCATGTTTTTACAAATTCCATTTTTTAAAGTATAGTCAAAATGTAGTTCATTATTAATTATTTCTGCATCAAAATAATAATTTTTAACTTCTAAAAATTGATTTTCTAAGTCACACAAGCTAACATCATGCGTTGCAATAATACCTGTTGATTTAGATTTGGTAAGCTTTTCTAAAAATTTTTTAGACCCAATTGCTTTGTCTTTACTGTTTGTTCCTTTTAAAATTTCATCTAAAATAATAAAGTATTTTTCTTCTTTAATTTCATCAACAATAAATTTTAAACGCTTTAATTCTGAATAAAAATAAGATTCATCTTCTGTTAAAGAATCTGAAGTCCTCATGCTTGTTATCAATTTTATAGGCGAATACTGAAAGCTTTCTGCACAAACTGGCAAACCACAATTTGCCATAACAATAGACAAAGAAACCGTTCTTAAAAACGTGCTTTTTCCTGCCATATTTGAACCTGTAACAATAAAAAACTGCTCATCATCAATTATAAAATTGTTATCAATTCTTTTATTCGAATCTAATAAAGGGTGACCTAAATTTGTAGATTTTATAATTCCTTTTTCTGCTTTAATCTCAGGTAAAACAAAGTCTGGATGATTAAATTTAAAGTTTGCTAAAGAGTTTTGCGCATCAAAATAAGCAACTACTTCAAACCATTTTTTCACAGTATGTTTATAATTCTCAACCCATTTTTCTACTTTGCAAGCATTTGCAATTTCCCAAAGAAATAATCCACTTCCTACAACTGCAATAACGATGTTGTTTCTATTATCAAAAGCGTCTAAAATTCTAGCAAATTTTTTAAAAATTATGGATGCTTTTTTATTTTCAGATTTTATAATATCTTGCTTTACGAGCAATGTTTTTGATGTAAACTTTTCTTTTTCAATTTCATTTAATAAAAAATGATACTGCTTAAACGTTTCTCTAATTTTATCAGTTTGAGTATATAAATTATTTGTTTTTTTCAAGAATCTTCCCGTAATAAAAAGCCCAATAAAAAACCAAATTATTAAACCTGTAAATGAAATAATTCCAAAAGAAATTAGCCCAATTAAAGC
Proteins encoded:
- the gldE gene encoding gliding motility-associated protein GldE, yielding MDPDPEPLFLLSTSIDFLNVINAFVLIALLLSSALISGTEVAFFSLSQTDLNKLSNGGKGGDIIVKLLEKPRKLLATILITNNFINILIVLLFASLAESLFNNFTYQLNLYFFIIPVRFLVEIILVTFLILLFGEVLPKVYASRNALRFSIKMSKFIHLINIFLTPFSMPLIALTKFIEKKLGNKNTNFSVETLSQALELTSEGATTKEEQKILEGIVNFGNTETVQIMKPRIDIFALSSDDSYEEVLDKILKNGYSRNPVYNENIDTIIGVLYAKDLLAHLDKKTFNWQNLIREAFFVPENKKLDDLLSDFKERKNHLAIVVDEYGGTSGLVTLEDVIEEIVGDINDEFDDDDLAYSKIDENTYVFEGKTSIKDFCRVLDDEDEEIFEEEKGESETIAGFILEISGKFPKKGEKINFKNYTFTIEALDKKRIRQVKATKNA
- the gldD gene encoding gliding motility lipoprotein GldD; its protein translation is MRNIFILIISLIFISCNEIVLPKPKAYLSLEYPKKEYKKLEISGPYTFEILKAAKVIDAKNYWLKIRYPKLKASLDITYRPVENNIKELLTEAEKLVFKHALKAEQITPKDFIDTNKRVFGSLYEITGNAASQIQFHITDSTTNFIKGSLSFYAKPNYDSILPAVAYIKEDILRLIETLEWKN
- a CDS encoding DNA mismatch repair protein MutS, with protein sequence MKKPLEFYTQEKLELEKQASKLKKNLINLGIFRFTVFLTTCFLIYLTFGKIPDGLIIAFLGVFLFSFLVIKYINVKREKDIIDTKIAINSTEIKVLKRDFSHLDTGSEFVNPTHFYSNDIDLFGKGSFFQYINRTATYDGKIALANSLTENKNDAIIEKQGAVNELSRKVKWRQHFSALASLVSVKHKTGFIANWILNYKTVFPNYLRKVQIGFSIISLALIGLISFGIISFTGLIIWFFIGLFITGRFLKKTNNLYTQTDKIRETFKQYHFLLNEIEKEKFTSKTLLVKQDIIKSENKKASIIFKKFARILDAFDNRNNIVIAVVGSGLFLWEIANACKVEKWVENYKHTVKKWFEVVAYFDAQNSLANFKFNHPDFVLPEIKAEKGIIKSTNLGHPLLDSNKRIDNNFIIDDEQFFIVTGSNMAGKSTFLRTVSLSIVMANCGLPVCAESFQYSPIKLITSMRTSDSLTEDESYFYSELKRLKFIVDEIKEEKYFIILDEILKGTNSKDKAIGSKKFLEKLTKSKSTGIIATHDVSLCDLENQFLEVKNYYFDAEIINNELHFDYTLKNGICKNMNASFLLKKMNII